The Balaenoptera musculus isolate JJ_BM4_2016_0621 chromosome 6, mBalMus1.pri.v3, whole genome shotgun sequence nucleotide sequence ataattttcacaTGTAAATTGTTAATATATCTGGTTCCCAACTGTATGTATGATAATCCAAAGATCAAATTCTAGATTTTTCATATACAAAGACATTTTCCTAACATGACCTACTAAGCTATCACTTCCCCATTAGTTTAGGGTGACAGTTTTATGATATTTCAAATTCCCATATAAGCATGTGTCTATATATGAGATCTCTTTTCTATTGCAATATTTAAATGTCCCTGAggcattattataatatttttattacagtggCTTTGTTGTACGTTTCAAATATGGATTTGCCccctacttttcttttaaaaaattgtgtgcaAGTTGTACAATTTTATTCctccatataagttttagaacAGTTAAccatatttctcaaaaaaaaatccatctaaaattttgaatgtatttaaCTGAATGTATAGactaatttggggaaaaaatggcagCCTTATATTTTTATCCCATCTCTTAACATATTATACCTTTGAATTACTCATATTTTGATATGCtgtttattctaatttttaaatggtttctgTAAAGGTCTTGTACATGCTTTGTTAGGATGAAACTCAGAtgttttatactttgttatttttattatatttatttctattatgttTGCTAATCATTGATTACTAATATAAAAAGAACTACTGATTTTTCCATTGATCTTATATCTACATGTCTTACTAATTTTTTCATCAGgtcttataaatttttaaatctttttttattgttatttctgcctttttcttgtcttatgaTTTTGACCAGGACTACTAAGTCTATGTTAACTAGTAGCTGTAAAAGTAGGCATCCTTATCTTAATCCAGATCTTAATAAGAATGTATAAACTGTCTCAATTAATTATTAGTAAATAGTAATTTCCTATAGATTTTTGGTATATTGGTATTGAAAGTTTCCTTTCAAGATTAGGAAGTTACCTCCTGTTTGTGAACTTCAAATAggttatataaaaattatgaattgaTCTTCACCAAATTTGTTTCCAACATATCTTGAAATAattgcttttgattttctttagtCCACTGATATCATGATTTACTGCTGatgttcaccaaatatttaaggaaggaTAACCCATATGTCATACGATAATAGTCCTCACTTCCTTGGATTGTTATGAATACAAGCATTTAGAAATGTAACTGGAATAAAGTAAtcaatacatatattattattttataattgctgttgctaataaaaatatttaaaatgcagattattaATATTACTTGTTACTTATTGCATTGGTAGTTTTCAAACTATTCCCCTTGGAATCCTATAAAAATCAAattggaggaggaagggtaagatACTAAAGGGATAgtgctttttccttccctccaaaCCAGTATAACTTCAACCACAGAAACTCTTTTTTGTTCGTTTTGTATATTATGcttcttataaattttatttgtgaaaaaaatgatAGTTGCATGTCACTGGCTTagttaaatgtatgtattttgaataaaagCACTGTTAACTACAGTTGATTCCTTAAATGATAGTTCTTGcataaggtaaaaataaattatgtggcGCATACAATACACAATAATACAACTCTATTCACAATAAAACTGGCTTTCTAAATACTTtcaattcatttctattttaaaaaaaaacatttatttgaacaCACAATTCCTCATCATACTGAGGTAGTTAGATACTGGACTAATACAATGACATGCCCCTTCAGTGTGGCTACTGCCCTCAATGAGGCAAGATGCAATGACTACTTATACCACCAGAGGACCATACTGAGATCTAAAAAGAGACTCAGCCACACAGGACTGCATTATGACTTTGATGGGCCCTAGACATTTTTGCATTCATGGGCCCTTTCTCccatgaaataatattaaaagttaCATCTTACATCTATattggtataaaaataaatatactaatattatgtgttaaaacattaaaattcattatttaatttgaatgtctttaaaaaatcaaaacattttcatagGATCCTACTGTACCTAGTGGATAAGTTGGCCCTGCAGCCGTGGGTCAAGAattcaaatacatataaaatcctaTCAGCTAATATAAAGAATTGAGATCAACTGAGAATAACATGCTAACTGGCAACTAATAGTCATCTCCAGTGAcaagcaaagaagagagagaggagggttcTCTGGTAGAATGGAGAACATGCTTCAAACCCAGTGGGTCAGTTATAACTGAGCTCCATAATGGAAACCGGTCcaatgttttcaaatattataattttttgaagACAAGCTGAAAATAGATTTTATGCCATATCTCCTACttctaaaatgttcatttttaaaacgtaattcaaatttaaaacacagtGCAGGAATCACTGCCAAACAAAGCGTATCTGCCTGCTGCACCCAGACTATAGATCACTGATTTGCAGTCAATGTGTTAACAGGTAGAACAAGTAGAAACGGCAATAAACTGGTTTGGGACCCAAACATCCTATAATCAAATGTGTTCTCTCTTAACCCTGAGAAAATCAGGTTAGGATTCCTGTTCTAGTGGCCTGGGTTTACAGTAAGAAATTTGTCCCAGAGTTATGCTGTTGCATCCAAACACAGAACTATAGTAACAAAGAATATGATTATTGAAAGAGGAGCTCTTGCAGACACTGTATTAACTAATATCTGTTCTATCATCCATAGAGTGCTGTTGGAGAAAGGATACATGCAATATGGGAAAGATCAATGATTCCACGTTGACAGAACTTGTCCTGGTTGGGCTTTCTGCCCACCCAAAGCTCCAGACAGTTTTCTTTGTGCTAGTTCTGTGGATGTACCTGATGATCCTGCTAGGAAATGGAGTCCTTATCTCTGTAATCATCTATGATTCTCATTTGCACACACCCTtgtatttcttcctctgtaatcTTTCCTTTCTGGACATCTGATACACAAGCTCCTCTGTCCCATTAATTCTTGACAGATTTCTGACAGTAAGGAAAAGGGTTTCCTTCTCTGGATGCATGGTACAAATGTTTCTCTCTTTTGCCATGAGGCCTACAGTGTGTCTGCTTCTAGGCATGATGGCACTTGACTGCTATGTGGCCATCTGCTACCCACTGAGATACCTTGTCATCATGAGCAAAGGTGCTTATGTGCCCATGGCGGCTGGATCCTGGGTCGCTGGGATTGTTGACTCAGTGGTGCAGACATCTCTTGCAAAGCAATTACCATTCTTTGCTAACAGTGTCATTAATCATTTTGCCTGTGAAATTCTGGCTATCCTAAAATTGACCTGTGCTGATATTTCAATTAATGTGATCAGCATGGGAGGCTCAAATCTGATTGTTCTAGTTATTCCATTGCTAGTAATTTCCATctcttacttttttattgttgCCGCTATTCTAAGGATCCCTTCCACGGAAGGAAAACGTAAGGCCTTTTCCACCTGTTCAGCCCACCTCACAGTGGTGATTATATTCTATGGAACCTACTTCTTCATGTATGCAAAGCCCAAGTCTAAAAGCTCTGCTGGTACAGATAATCAAGACATCATTGAGGCCTTCATCTCCCTC carries:
- the LOC118896753 gene encoding LOW QUALITY PROTEIN: olfactory receptor 13C8-like (The sequence of the model RefSeq protein was modified relative to this genomic sequence to represent the inferred CDS: substituted 1 base at 1 genomic stop codon), which gives rise to MGKINDSTLTELVLVGLSAHPKLQTVFFVLVLWMYLMILLGNGVLISVIIYDSHLHTPLYFFLCNLSFLDIXYTSSSVPLILDRFLTVRKRVSFSGCMVQMFLSFAMRPTVCLLLGMMALDCYVAICYPLRYLVIMSKGAYVPMAAGSWVAGIVDSVVQTSLAKQLPFFANSVINHFACEILAILKLTCADISINVISMGGSNLIVLVIPLLVISISYFFIVAAILRIPSTEGKRKAFSTCSAHLTVVIIFYGTYFFMYAKPKSKSSAGTDNQDIIEAFISLFYGVMTPMLNLLIYTLRNKDIKAAVKSMLGRKNFSDGI